Proteins encoded by one window of Leptospira neocaledonica:
- a CDS encoding UTP--glucose-1-phosphate uridylyltransferase: MDSMTAGSEKLVREKMLAEGLSEEFISDFISKIQEVRNGETGIVKWEEVGDLDPNKDEISLEKIESEYSGDPKFLKELVVIKLNGGLGTSMGLSGPKSLIEIKDGMSFLEVVCRQIEFIRQKYNLEVPLILMDSFSTQKESQDELTKIKFSQNYPTSFLQHKVPRLVVPELKPLEISKDNSEEWCPPGHGDIWFTLLETGLLDRLLENGYKVAFVSNGDNLGATVHPGILEYILKENLDFCMEMTPKTLADKKGGAIFRRVVGGEKKNLQLLETAQVPSDHMHEFEGLGKFRTFSTNNLWIRLDVLKEKLLAGNFKLSLIVNPKKVEGKEVLQLETAMGSAIQNFSNTKGLIIPRDRFAPVKKCEDYLVRRSDAYSLNPDFSVTMSEERKMLGLGELVISLDETYYKKVKDFTDRIQAIPSLVRCTSLKVEGDILFDKKVIIEGDVILINPGPGQRKLSELGVDRISNDSLRFRFT, encoded by the coding sequence ATGGATTCGATGACAGCAGGATCTGAAAAATTAGTCAGAGAAAAAATGTTGGCCGAAGGACTCTCTGAAGAGTTCATTTCCGATTTTATTTCCAAGATCCAAGAAGTCCGAAATGGAGAAACCGGGATCGTAAAATGGGAAGAAGTAGGGGACCTGGACCCGAATAAGGATGAGATTTCCTTAGAAAAAATCGAATCGGAATATTCAGGAGATCCCAAATTTTTAAAAGAATTAGTAGTGATCAAACTGAATGGAGGCCTCGGTACCAGCATGGGGCTTTCCGGACCAAAATCCTTGATAGAGATCAAGGATGGAATGAGCTTCTTAGAAGTTGTCTGCAGACAAATAGAATTCATCCGACAAAAATATAATCTCGAAGTTCCTTTGATCTTGATGGACAGTTTTAGCACTCAGAAAGAAAGCCAAGACGAACTTACAAAAATTAAATTCTCCCAAAATTATCCTACAAGTTTCTTACAACATAAGGTTCCTAGACTCGTTGTTCCGGAACTAAAACCTTTGGAAATTTCCAAAGATAATTCCGAAGAGTGGTGTCCTCCCGGTCATGGGGATATCTGGTTCACACTTTTAGAAACAGGGCTATTGGATCGACTTCTTGAAAACGGATACAAAGTTGCATTCGTTTCTAACGGAGACAATTTAGGTGCAACTGTTCATCCTGGAATATTAGAATATATTCTGAAAGAAAACTTGGACTTCTGCATGGAGATGACTCCCAAGACACTCGCTGATAAAAAAGGCGGAGCGATTTTCAGAAGGGTAGTCGGTGGAGAAAAAAAGAATTTACAATTATTGGAAACTGCCCAGGTGCCTTCCGATCACATGCATGAGTTCGAGGGCTTGGGTAAATTTAGAACATTCTCCACTAATAATCTTTGGATACGATTGGATGTATTAAAAGAAAAATTACTCGCAGGGAATTTCAAACTATCATTGATCGTGAATCCTAAAAAGGTAGAAGGGAAGGAGGTCCTACAGTTAGAGACCGCGATGGGATCCGCCATCCAAAACTTCTCCAACACAAAGGGTCTCATTATACCAAGAGATCGTTTTGCTCCCGTAAAAAAATGTGAGGATTATCTAGTCAGACGTTCAGACGCATATTCTTTAAATCCAGATTTCTCGGTGACTATGTCGGAAGAAAGAAAGATGTTGGGTCTCGGAGAATTAGTCATCTCCTTAGATGAAACATACTATAAGAAGGTAAAAGATTTTACGGATCGTATACAAGCTATTCCTTCTTTAGTGCGCTGCACCTCCTTGAAAGTCGAAGGAGATATTTTGTTTGATAAGAAAGTAATTATAGAAGGAGATGTTATATTAATAAACCCCGGACCAGGACAAAGAAAATTGTCCGAATTAGGTGTGGACCGAATCTCGAACGATAGTTTACGTTTCCGCTTTACATAA
- a CDS encoding CsgG/HfaB family protein, translated as MKIRVFLLASILILGSCVSSGEVRKKAKDPNAGVASIASELRYQFLASLKAQGGKLPARLAILNIINEDGSNSQLGRLVTDRLGKELFDPKTFQLLERDRLNRVIGEQDFQASGLVLNDQIVSIGKLAGAEYLALGQLVFQDQEFLLNIRIVSLGGVICATADIVFDSDNETYSKYKESVK; from the coding sequence ATGAAAATTCGGGTCTTCCTATTAGCATCTATACTTATATTAGGTTCTTGTGTTTCTTCCGGTGAAGTCAGAAAGAAAGCGAAGGATCCGAATGCCGGGGTTGCAAGTATTGCCTCCGAACTCAGATACCAATTTTTAGCCTCTTTGAAAGCGCAAGGAGGCAAACTTCCTGCAAGACTTGCTATCTTGAATATAATCAACGAGGACGGGAGCAATTCTCAACTAGGAAGGCTTGTCACAGATAGACTTGGAAAAGAATTATTCGATCCTAAAACATTCCAATTATTGGAGAGAGATAGATTGAATCGGGTCATAGGAGAGCAGGATTTCCAAGCAAGTGGGCTCGTACTTAACGATCAGATCGTATCTATAGGAAAACTTGCCGGGGCCGAGTATCTAGCTTTAGGACAACTTGTATTCCAAGACCAGGAATTTTTATTAAATATCAGGATCGTTTCCTTGGGTGGAGTGATCTGTGCTACTGCAGATATAGTCTTCGATTCGGATAACGAGACTTATTCTAAATATAAGGAATCCGTTAAATAG
- a CDS encoding shikimate kinase — protein sequence MKNIALIGPRGVGKSKISRKLSKLTGKPVISTDMIAVYLTGGVSIPDFVKSHSGNWKPFRDLEFQILKQVSGSKNLILDCGGGILFDQDDSGKEIVSERKTKILKETSFVISLSRKSEYLVEKIQNDPTRPPLSSVLSYKTILESRLPQYRAHSDIQIALDDRSVEEACEEILRRSGWT from the coding sequence TTGAAAAACATCGCCCTGATTGGTCCTAGAGGCGTCGGAAAATCCAAAATCTCCCGTAAACTTTCCAAACTCACAGGCAAACCGGTAATTTCCACAGACATGATAGCTGTCTACCTGACAGGTGGAGTGTCCATTCCAGACTTCGTAAAATCACATTCCGGAAATTGGAAACCCTTCCGCGACCTAGAATTCCAGATCCTAAAACAAGTTTCAGGTTCTAAAAATCTGATCTTGGATTGTGGAGGCGGCATATTATTCGACCAAGACGATTCCGGTAAAGAGATCGTAAGCGAAAGAAAGACCAAGATCCTGAAAGAAACCTCATTTGTGATCTCTCTATCCAGAAAATCCGAATACTTAGTCGAGAAAATCCAGAACGATCCTACCCGTCCCCCCTTAAGTTCTGTTCTATCTTATAAAACAATTTTGGAATCCAGACTACCTCAGTACAGGGCTCATTCGGATATCCAGATTGCCCTAGATGACCGCAGCGTAGAAGAAGCTTGCGAGGAAATCCTACGCAGATCCGGCTGGACCTAG
- a CDS encoding alanine racemase, with amino-acid sequence MYRKGSNHGLLWVFVVALLLIVFMKPKDNGASYTSYFKDLNAELKQNGPGKPIVLLDLDRLDSNLKLLKEKIKPPLSYRVVVKSLPSIDLLKYIVNATNSKRLMVFHSGDIVMLLNDPEFQKFDILLGKPMPIAALENIYSKTKKENFQNVQWLVDTSNRVEQYLDFAKKKELKLKLSLEIDIGLHRGGFAKPEESLTALELLHSNPKNLELSGYMGYEPHVASVPVIFGNKISAMEKSLQNSLDKYSDFVKLGKEKFPNLFQKELVFNGGGSKTYNFYQKNPGVVNDVSLGSALVKPTDFDVESLEEHSPAVYIATPVLKKLEGTKIPFLESLSFLFPIWNPNQEVTYFIYGGAFSAKKESPKGLEDNSLFGTSTNQSILNGSKATSLEPDDHVFFRPTQSEKVMAEMGEIHLVRSGKLIGIWKTFIN; translated from the coding sequence ATGTATAGAAAAGGGTCTAACCACGGATTACTTTGGGTTTTTGTAGTTGCACTTTTACTGATCGTTTTTATGAAACCGAAAGATAACGGAGCATCTTACACTTCTTATTTTAAGGATCTAAATGCGGAACTCAAACAAAATGGTCCCGGAAAACCGATCGTATTACTCGACTTGGATCGTTTGGATTCAAATTTAAAACTTCTGAAAGAAAAAATTAAGCCCCCTCTATCTTACAGAGTGGTTGTAAAGTCTCTTCCTTCTATAGATTTGCTTAAGTACATCGTAAATGCCACAAATTCCAAAAGACTAATGGTATTTCATTCTGGAGATATCGTCATGTTATTGAACGATCCAGAATTCCAAAAATTTGATATTCTTTTGGGAAAACCGATGCCGATCGCTGCCTTGGAAAACATATACTCCAAAACCAAAAAAGAAAACTTTCAAAATGTACAATGGTTGGTGGATACATCGAATCGTGTGGAACAATACTTAGATTTTGCAAAGAAGAAGGAACTAAAATTAAAACTAAGCTTAGAGATAGATATAGGACTACATAGAGGGGGGTTTGCTAAACCGGAAGAATCTTTGACTGCGTTGGAACTCCTACATTCGAATCCTAAAAATCTAGAACTCTCCGGATATATGGGATACGAACCTCATGTGGCTTCCGTTCCGGTTATTTTCGGAAATAAGATCTCCGCTATGGAAAAATCTCTCCAAAATTCCTTGGACAAATATTCGGATTTCGTAAAGTTAGGGAAAGAGAAGTTTCCCAACTTATTTCAAAAGGAATTGGTATTCAACGGGGGAGGAAGTAAAACGTATAACTTCTACCAAAAGAATCCGGGAGTGGTCAACGATGTGTCCTTAGGATCTGCTTTGGTAAAACCTACGGATTTCGATGTGGAAAGTTTAGAAGAACATAGTCCTGCCGTTTATATTGCTACTCCTGTTTTAAAAAAGTTAGAAGGAACTAAAATCCCTTTCTTAGAATCTTTATCCTTTCTATTTCCGATCTGGAATCCGAACCAAGAAGTGACTTATTTCATTTACGGTGGAGCCTTCTCCGCCAAAAAAGAATCTCCTAAAGGGCTCGAAGACAATTCTTTATTCGGCACAAGCACGAATCAAAGTATTTTAAATGGATCCAAGGCGACTTCTTTAGAGCCGGATGATCATGTATTTTTCCGTCCTACCCAAAGTGAAAAGGTAATGGCAGAGATGGGTGAGATCCATCTGGTTCGTTCGGGCAAATTAATCGGTATATGGAAAACTTTTATCAATTGA
- a CDS encoding chemotaxis protein CheD: MLNKDVKTINVGIADIQGGQSPSVIRTTLGSCIGVVFYSPEKKVGAMAHIMLAKDPSGKDSAKNPHKYADTALPELVKRMTELGCGKGEYYARLFGGASMFKGMNSSFLQNIGDLNVNVAKEFLDKEKITLLVEDVGGHEGRTISLYLDDGRILLKKGGFEKYLYKVR, from the coding sequence ATGCTCAATAAGGACGTAAAAACTATAAACGTCGGGATCGCAGATATCCAAGGCGGCCAGTCCCCTTCGGTGATCCGTACCACATTAGGTTCCTGTATCGGAGTCGTTTTTTATTCTCCTGAAAAAAAAGTAGGAGCTATGGCCCATATCATGCTGGCCAAAGATCCTTCCGGAAAGGATTCCGCTAAAAACCCGCACAAGTACGCGGATACCGCTCTTCCGGAATTAGTAAAAAGAATGACTGAGCTAGGCTGCGGCAAGGGAGAATATTACGCTCGCCTATTCGGTGGAGCTTCCATGTTCAAGGGAATGAACTCAAGTTTTCTGCAGAACATTGGTGACCTGAACGTAAACGTCGCAAAAGAATTTTTAGATAAAGAAAAAATAACGTTACTCGTAGAAGATGTCGGAGGCCATGAAGGCAGAACGATTAGTCTCTATTTGGATGATGGCAGGATCCTTTTAAAGAAGGGCGGATTCGAAAAGTACCTTTATAAGGTCAGGTAG
- a CDS encoding HDOD domain-containing protein, with product MKEKIDQLFENEAQLPKISSVVSKVMEMVGKPDVVIADLAKEISKDPGLTAAVIKLSNSAYFRPAKPVKTVQESLMTLGIKTVKEIILLNETKGILKKELKGYQVDGEANWMHSLIVAELAKRIAVQKKLKVDKDVVFTAGLLHNIGKVILADFFPTVLMQFRTELQTYQGPYTDLEAKFFGYTHQETGAKLLEKWNFPQELIEVARYYTEPEKATQFPELVSIIHIANCIVVLGGMGIDIGGLKIPLSSKALQNIGVTEGDLQMYYTLLPEMAKHIEELISV from the coding sequence ATGAAAGAAAAGATAGATCAACTTTTTGAAAACGAGGCCCAGCTCCCTAAAATCTCTTCCGTAGTAAGTAAAGTAATGGAGATGGTGGGAAAACCGGATGTTGTAATCGCAGACCTAGCTAAGGAAATTTCCAAAGATCCCGGACTTACTGCTGCAGTGATCAAACTTTCCAACTCTGCCTACTTTCGTCCCGCTAAACCTGTAAAAACCGTACAAGAGTCTTTGATGACTCTCGGGATTAAAACAGTAAAAGAAATTATTCTTCTAAACGAAACCAAAGGTATTCTGAAAAAGGAATTGAAAGGTTATCAGGTAGATGGAGAAGCAAACTGGATGCATTCCTTAATCGTAGCGGAGCTCGCTAAAAGGATCGCAGTTCAGAAAAAACTAAAAGTGGATAAGGACGTAGTATTTACTGCAGGACTTCTTCATAATATAGGCAAAGTAATACTCGCTGATTTTTTCCCTACAGTGCTCATGCAATTCAGGACCGAATTACAAACCTACCAAGGACCGTATACTGACCTGGAAGCTAAGTTTTTCGGATACACTCACCAAGAGACAGGCGCAAAACTTTTGGAAAAATGGAATTTTCCTCAGGAATTGATCGAGGTAGCCAGATATTATACCGAACCTGAAAAGGCCACGCAGTTCCCTGAATTAGTTTCCATAATACATATCGCGAATTGTATCGTGGTCTTAGGTGGAATGGGAATTGACATAGGCGGTTTAAAAATTCCACTCTCCTCTAAAGCCTTGCAAAACATAGGTGTGACAGAGGGAGATCTGCAAATGTATTACACTCTTTTACCGGAGATGGCTAAACATATCGAAGAGTTGATCTCGGTTTGA
- a CDS encoding TraB/GumN family protein translates to MQTIASSEPIRTLELNGSQITILGTAHISQKSIDEVERIIQEEKPDTVCVELCASRMRSVQDPDHWKKLDIFKVFKERKMWLLLSSLILSSFQKKLGYGNIRPGDEMRKAIEEGNKIHAKIVPVDREISITLKRAWWNVGFWSRMLLFSTLVSSLIVKEEISPEKIEEMKSDDVLKDLFSQLPSRYQSVKNVIIDERDAYLAQRIRQQAAVGKKIFAVVGAGHLEGIVKHIVEDKDIDHLDIQPTKGFWDRVRPLLFPAIIISAFTALYWFGGKEEGQEFLIRWILVKGTLAAIGAIIALAHPVSILLAFIAAPIGNFNPIIKPGWVAALSESWFRKPLVEDFERLGEDTETFSGYWKNKVTRIFLVFMLPQIGSSIGTFIVSKQIFDKMLKFVGAFF, encoded by the coding sequence TTGCAAACAATCGCCTCCTCAGAACCGATCCGTACCTTGGAATTAAACGGTTCCCAGATCACTATTTTGGGAACGGCTCATATTAGCCAAAAAAGTATAGATGAAGTTGAAAGAATCATCCAAGAAGAAAAACCGGACACGGTTTGTGTAGAACTTTGCGCCTCCAGAATGAGATCCGTTCAGGATCCGGACCACTGGAAAAAATTGGATATTTTCAAAGTTTTCAAGGAAAGAAAGATGTGGCTTCTTCTTTCCAGCCTGATCCTTTCTTCTTTCCAAAAAAAATTAGGCTACGGAAACATTCGTCCCGGTGACGAAATGAGAAAGGCAATTGAAGAAGGAAATAAGATCCATGCTAAGATAGTACCAGTAGACAGGGAGATTTCCATCACTCTCAAAAGAGCATGGTGGAATGTAGGATTTTGGAGTAGAATGTTATTATTCTCCACCTTAGTAAGCTCTCTTATCGTTAAAGAAGAGATCTCTCCAGAAAAAATAGAAGAGATGAAGTCAGACGATGTGCTCAAGGATTTATTCTCTCAACTTCCCTCCAGATACCAGTCCGTTAAAAATGTGATCATAGACGAAAGAGACGCATATCTAGCGCAAAGGATCAGACAACAAGCGGCAGTAGGTAAGAAAATTTTTGCAGTAGTTGGTGCAGGACATTTAGAAGGAATTGTAAAACATATCGTAGAAGATAAGGATATCGACCATTTGGATATCCAACCGACCAAGGGTTTCTGGGATAGAGTTCGTCCTTTATTATTCCCTGCGATTATCATTTCCGCATTCACAGCACTTTATTGGTTCGGAGGAAAAGAAGAAGGCCAGGAATTTTTAATAAGATGGATCCTAGTCAAGGGAACACTTGCTGCAATCGGAGCGATCATCGCGCTTGCACATCCAGTCTCTATTCTTCTTGCATTTATCGCAGCTCCAATTGGGAATTTTAATCCTATCATCAAACCGGGCTGGGTAGCGGCATTATCCGAATCCTGGTTTAGAAAACCATTGGTAGAAGATTTCGAAAGATTGGGAGAAGATACCGAAACTTTCAGCGGGTATTGGAAGAATAAGGTAACTCGTATCTTCTTAGTATTTATGCTTCCTCAGATCGGAAGTAGTATAGGAACCTTCATAGTGTCTAAACAGATTTTTGATAAAATGCTAAAATTTGTGGGCGCTTTTTTCTAA
- a CDS encoding tyrosine-type recombinase/integrase, with amino-acid sequence MIDTEVPKKNKSSFEKLVKVIRQRNYKKATEYTYLRYNLDFLLFADKPAEKVVTKDIEKYIEYLRKKKVSSSTIQINISSLKMFFEEVLDMNVFEDFRRPAREYKTPKVLNQKEITLLLETASESPRSHLLCALAYYAGLRVGEIIRLKWGQFDLSKKTIKVDSPIPTQNRTVLMDGELQKILKKFEKEVGTEKSSYLFPGKYQGTHLTSRNVERLVGDLAKESGIKTQVTLFTLRHSRAIHQLAEGKSLEDIREFLGHKSLATTESYLPIRKNLRPQVRQKHIQDALKEIKKKYRY; translated from the coding sequence ATGATAGATACGGAGGTCCCGAAGAAGAATAAGTCTTCCTTCGAGAAACTAGTAAAGGTAATTCGGCAAAGAAATTATAAAAAGGCGACCGAATACACTTACCTAAGATACAATTTGGACTTTCTTTTGTTCGCGGACAAACCCGCGGAAAAAGTAGTTACAAAGGATATCGAAAAGTACATAGAATATTTAAGGAAGAAGAAGGTTTCCTCTTCCACAATCCAGATCAATATCAGTTCTTTAAAAATGTTTTTTGAAGAAGTTCTGGATATGAATGTATTCGAAGACTTCAGACGACCTGCAAGGGAATACAAGACCCCAAAGGTTTTAAACCAAAAAGAGATTACACTTCTTTTAGAGACCGCATCCGAGTCTCCTAGATCCCATCTTCTTTGTGCGTTGGCCTATTATGCAGGTTTAAGAGTAGGTGAAATCATTCGTCTGAAATGGGGACAATTCGATCTTTCGAAAAAGACGATCAAAGTGGACTCCCCTATTCCCACACAAAACAGAACCGTTTTGATGGATGGAGAATTACAAAAGATTTTGAAGAAGTTCGAAAAGGAAGTCGGAACAGAAAAAAGCTCTTATTTGTTCCCAGGCAAGTACCAAGGCACTCATTTGACTTCCAGGAATGTAGAACGTTTAGTCGGCGATCTGGCAAAGGAATCAGGAATCAAAACCCAAGTGACCCTGTTCACTCTCAGACATAGTCGTGCAATCCACCAATTGGCAGAAGGGAAAAGTTTAGAAGATATTAGAGAGTTTTTAGGTCATAAAAGCCTTGCGACTACCGAAAGTTATCTTCCGATCCGCAAGAACCTAAGGCCTCAGGTTAGACAAAAACATATCCAGGACGCTTTAAAAGAAATTAAGAAGAAATACAGATATTGA
- a CDS encoding 7TM diverse intracellular signaling domain-containing protein codes for MRKEIRNRSLILSSFLLMIFFSFPVWGEGPVYEKKDRFFLEEKMDGVSLLPYLSVYQDETGKKSFKEVLKIFDQGGSEKIFQNSLGYSKSAIWVRLKTENQTSKVIDWILEIDYALLDYVDLYVGRVSDSAINHSGDLREFGTRPIEHRNFAYPFSDEPGSKREVYFRIASSSSILLPFLTFSKNEFIEHSSTEQLALGLYYGSMLIMVVYNLFLLFSTKDKSYLYYVIYILTYILFQFTLNGLSFQYLWRSSVLWANYSLPFSIFSVILTAGAFSRSFLNAPEYTPKTSKLYYLLFLLSFGGMVSTLFIWEYRTAIMSSLVLMFFTLGFLISNGIQCLIAGRREAKYFLFAWSSFLFFSFLFGLKSFGILPNNFFTLWGIQVGSVMEVSLLSLGLADRIKRLSDQLKQRVEELGKIRNYAEESEAKYRSLFEVEEDFLFSLDQNWNILAANRSVSKHIGFKPQEVIGKNFMELIYKAGELQDAYKKLYVLEKLEELASEGKPVRFLGEFLQKYLREPKELQVQFQILEYEGQREILGRAYEPDQDLMSRYVDDEKTVYSANNYLQNAELLSQRMTANLYRFVDPGTITAMRNCLREMIINAIEHGNLNISFEEKTRAMSEGNYFRFVQERQKDPYYKSKKVKVEYSLSRDRIGVRITDEGKGFNHARLQKSSMEKLNSEGITHGRGLTLTLATFDLVKFNSTGNQVTLVKYF; via the coding sequence ATGCGAAAGGAAATCAGGAATCGATCTTTAATCCTATCTAGTTTTCTTTTGATGATCTTCTTCTCTTTTCCTGTTTGGGGAGAAGGTCCGGTCTACGAAAAAAAAGACCGCTTCTTCTTGGAAGAGAAGATGGATGGCGTTTCCCTTCTTCCTTATCTTTCCGTCTACCAAGATGAGACCGGCAAAAAGTCCTTTAAAGAAGTATTAAAAATATTCGACCAAGGTGGGTCGGAAAAGATTTTCCAAAACAGTTTAGGATATTCTAAATCTGCGATTTGGGTGCGTCTTAAAACGGAGAATCAAACTAGTAAAGTTATAGATTGGATCTTAGAGATAGATTATGCTCTTTTGGACTATGTAGATCTTTATGTCGGAAGGGTTTCCGATTCTGCAATCAATCACTCTGGAGATTTAAGAGAATTCGGCACTCGCCCGATCGAACATAGAAACTTTGCATACCCTTTTTCGGATGAGCCGGGTTCTAAAAGAGAAGTTTACTTTAGGATTGCAAGCTCCAGTTCTATTTTATTACCTTTTTTGACATTCTCCAAAAACGAATTTATAGAACATTCTTCCACCGAACAACTCGCGCTTGGATTGTATTACGGCTCCATGCTTATTATGGTGGTGTATAATCTTTTTCTTTTATTTTCTACCAAAGACAAAAGTTACCTATATTATGTTATTTATATATTAACTTATATACTCTTCCAGTTTACTTTGAATGGGCTTTCTTTCCAATATTTATGGAGAAGTTCCGTTTTATGGGCAAATTATAGTCTGCCGTTCTCTATTTTTTCAGTGATCTTGACTGCAGGAGCATTCAGCAGGTCCTTTTTGAATGCTCCTGAATACACTCCTAAAACTTCTAAATTGTACTATCTTCTCTTCTTATTGAGTTTTGGAGGGATGGTTTCCACATTATTCATTTGGGAATATAGAACTGCAATCATGAGTAGTTTAGTCCTTATGTTCTTTACATTAGGATTTTTAATCTCTAACGGTATACAATGTTTGATAGCAGGGAGAAGAGAGGCAAAATACTTTCTGTTTGCTTGGTCTTCTTTTTTGTTCTTTAGCTTTTTATTCGGTTTAAAATCTTTCGGGATACTGCCGAATAACTTTTTCACCCTATGGGGAATACAAGTGGGTTCCGTGATGGAAGTTAGCCTTCTATCCTTGGGGTTGGCAGATCGGATCAAACGTTTGTCGGATCAATTGAAACAAAGAGTAGAAGAATTAGGAAAGATCCGAAATTATGCAGAAGAATCGGAAGCAAAATACAGAAGTTTGTTCGAAGTAGAAGAGGACTTTTTATTCTCTTTGGACCAAAATTGGAATATCCTCGCCGCAAACAGATCCGTTTCCAAACATATAGGATTTAAACCCCAAGAAGTGATCGGTAAAAACTTCATGGAGCTGATTTATAAGGCTGGAGAATTGCAGGACGCTTATAAGAAATTATACGTATTAGAAAAACTGGAAGAACTCGCTTCCGAAGGAAAGCCGGTTCGATTCCTAGGAGAATTTCTCCAAAAATATTTGAGAGAACCTAAGGAATTGCAGGTGCAGTTCCAAATTTTGGAATATGAGGGCCAAAGGGAAATTTTAGGAAGAGCCTACGAGCCGGACCAGGACTTGATGTCTAGATATGTGGATGATGAGAAGACTGTCTATTCTGCAAATAATTATCTACAAAATGCAGAACTTCTAAGCCAAAGAATGACTGCAAACTTATACAGATTCGTAGATCCGGGCACGATCACTGCAATGAGAAACTGCCTCAGAGAAATGATCATCAACGCAATCGAACATGGAAATTTGAATATCAGCTTCGAGGAAAAAACCAGAGCAATGTCGGAAGGGAATTATTTCAGGTTCGTACAGGAAAGACAGAAAGATCCTTATTATAAATCCAAAAAAGTAAAAGTGGAATATTCACTTTCCAGAGATAGAATAGGGGTCAGGATCACGGATGAAGGAAAAGGATTTAATCATGCTAGACTACAAAAGAGCAGCATGGAAAAACTGAATTCTGAAGGGATCACTCATGGACGAGGACTTACTCTTACCTTGGCCACATTCGATCTGGTGAAATTTAATAGCACCGGAAACCAAGTCACATTAGTTAAATATTTTTAA
- a CDS encoding MFS transporter, with product MKEQTLSNRTMAGYASAEVGITAVETMAQIYLLDFYVSTVGLKPSLFGLAMLVAILWDAISDPIMGYISDRTSFTNGRRRPYIVVGGFLLGLGVYFLFTPPELETQTSKFLYLVLTYFFTNTFMTMIAVPHISLGGEIGFTSGERNRIFGWRLFFANLGLLLGLLLPAIWVSLGKDGFTSRSYSSASIWILLCFVSYSTYRFTKGRDFPYHKSSGKPSSVGENILSFFKSASFILKNRYFLPLLLAFIVATAARTLNSSLGLLYYKERLLLEDSQVVVRILLPFVFFLTISIPLWIYLAKRFGKKQPAFWGSFLLGVLTIILYPILPQRSYEAPLIAAFFGGIFAGSILLFDSLVADVVDYDELLTGEKREGAYFGFWKMATKIIRAIGFAFLGFLLETIGYQAGAQTQDPELGWRLTLLFGPVVGSLFVLASLVFTQMGLTAEVHTKIQWLLSRKKNIQKRRSSGTPAG from the coding sequence ATGAAAGAACAAACTCTTTCGAATCGAACCATGGCAGGTTATGCCTCCGCAGAAGTGGGGATCACTGCTGTGGAAACTATGGCCCAGATCTATCTTCTGGATTTTTATGTTTCCACTGTAGGTTTAAAACCTTCTCTGTTTGGTTTGGCTATGCTCGTCGCTATTTTATGGGATGCGATCAGCGATCCTATTATGGGATATATCTCGGATCGGACCAGTTTTACAAACGGAAGACGACGTCCTTATATTGTAGTTGGAGGATTTTTACTCGGCTTAGGTGTGTACTTTCTTTTTACACCTCCTGAGTTAGAAACCCAAACTTCCAAGTTTTTGTATTTGGTACTAACTTATTTTTTCACGAATACATTTATGACTATGATCGCAGTTCCTCATATTAGTTTGGGAGGAGAGATCGGTTTTACATCAGGAGAAAGGAATCGAATTTTCGGTTGGAGATTGTTTTTTGCAAATTTAGGACTTTTGTTAGGATTATTACTTCCTGCAATTTGGGTTTCCTTGGGAAAGGATGGATTTACATCCAGGAGTTATTCTTCTGCGAGTATCTGGATTTTATTATGTTTTGTATCGTATTCTACTTATCGTTTTACCAAAGGAAGAGATTTTCCTTATCACAAATCTTCAGGAAAGCCGAGTTCTGTCGGGGAGAATATTCTATCTTTTTTTAAATCAGCATCTTTTATATTAAAAAATCGTTATTTTCTGCCTCTACTTTTGGCATTTATAGTGGCAACTGCTGCAAGAACTTTGAATTCTTCCCTCGGACTTTTATATTATAAGGAAAGATTACTTTTAGAAGACTCTCAAGTGGTAGTACGTATCCTTCTCCCTTTCGTATTTTTTCTTACGATCTCAATTCCACTTTGGATTTACTTAGCAAAAAGATTCGGTAAAAAGCAGCCTGCATTCTGGGGAAGTTTTTTACTCGGCGTACTGACAATCATTTTGTATCCGATCTTGCCTCAAAGATCTTATGAGGCTCCTTTGATTGCCGCATTTTTCGGCGGAATATTTGCAGGATCCATTCTTCTTTTCGATTCCTTGGTGGCTGATGTAGTGGACTATGATGAACTTCTGACAGGAGAAAAAAGAGAAGGTGCTTATTTCGGTTTTTGGAAGATGGCAACCAAGATTATCAGAGCAATTGGCTTTGCATTTTTAGGATTTTTATTGGAAACAATAGGATACCAAGCCGGGGCACAAACACAAGACCCCGAATTAGGTTGGAGACTTACACTTTTATTCGGGCCGGTAGTAGGGAGTTTATTTGTTCTTGCCTCTCTGGTCTTTACACAAATGGGCCTGACTGCAGAGGTGCACACAAAAATCCAGTGGCTTCTATCAAGAAAAAAGAATATTCAAAAAAGAAGAAGTTCCGGCACTCCGGCCGGATAA